The nucleotide sequence CTCGCTACTCCGCGAAGCCCAGGCCTCGATCCGCGCTTCGCGTTCGTCTCCAGCGAAGGCCCAGCTATCACGGTATACTCCCGCAGGTTCAAACAATTTGCGCGTCATGGCAGGCCCTGCCCAATCGCCGCTGGTCGTCCAATAAACGAGGCGGCTCAGGAGCCATGCCCCCAATCCCGCCGAGACGGCAGTCGCCAACCACAGCGCCGCCAATATCGAATAGGTCGGGGCGTGCAATGCACGATCGCTCAGACTGGGTACAACCAAGACGGCCAACATTCCCCACAGTGGAACAATGAGCAACTGCGTCAACCTGGTCACGCCTTGTGGCTTGAATGCAGTGCCTAACGACGTTGTCGACATCGTGGCTATCACGATTCCCACGCAAGCCGTCGCCACGGCCAGCGCGGCGCCAACTGTGGCTCTATCAATCCAAAAGCGCAGTGCGCATGCTGCCACGATGATCAACGCCAGCAATATGCCAAAGCGGCCATGCGCCGCACCGAATCCTGGCGCTAACCGGCGCAGCGGACTACGAAACTGGCTCGACAACTGGGCACCGACGATCCCCGCCAGCAATCCAAAGGGCAGAAAATGGATCGCCGCGCGACTAAAAGGCTGAAACTCGGCGCTTGCCGGTCTCACGACAAGGTTCGGAAGCGCCTTCCGCACCATGGGCAGGATGTCTTCGCCTTGATCGGGTCGCCCGCCGGCATAAACCGTTTCCAGCGACCGTGACTGGGCGAGCGTGGCCAATCCTGCTTCGGAAATGCGCGGCTCGGCGGGGATAGAATATCCAAAGTCGAGCACCAGCACCTTCAAACGCGGCAGCCTCGCCAGTTCGACCAATAGCTCGTCATTGATGGCCATGCGTGAACGTACGACGATCGTCTCCAGCTCATGAAGCCCGGCGAGCGCTGCAAGATTCACCGGCGGCTTACTGGTTTGGATGTTCAGTTGCCGAAGGTCCGACAGCGATCGCAACTTGCCTAGATCGAGCGTGCAGATGCCGTCGATGGTGAGGTACTCACAGCCGGTTACCTGCGCAACACTGTCGAGGCTCGTCGGATCGCCAAAGCACGTGTATTCCACCTGGCGAAGATTCGGCAGTTCTCTGAGCACGCCGTAGACTTCATTCCCCGGTAACGGCACAACAGCCACCGGAGCCGCAGGTGGGGTCCGGTTCAATAACTGTTGCAAAGCCTGCGGCGATTGGTGCATGCTGAACCAAAATGTCGAGAGCATGATTGCATCGACTTCATTCTGTCGCCCTTCGGCTCTCACGTTTTCCAATGCTTGGACCGAAGTGATCAGCAAACGCGGCTGGGGCGGCTGCGGATAGGTCCATTGCCAGGTCGGTGGCTTGTACGTCATCAAAATGTCGAGAACGAAGAAAAAGCCCGCCACCACGACTAGCGCCCAAATGATCGGTCGCGTCAGGTAAGTGACCCCGATCCAACCGGCGCAACGTGCCGCCCCACAAACGGCCGAAGTGCTACGCCGTTTTCCATCGTTGTGGCCCGTCGACAAAGGGTCCGCCGCCAGGGAGTCACCAAAACCGGCTCTAGGCATGACCGTTCAGCTCCACGAAGATCTCTTCCAGATTTAAATCCTCGACCCGCACTTCGGCATCCCATTTCTCGCGCAAATCGTCGAGCAGCTCGGGCGTGACATTCGGCACCGCGGCCAGTGCGCTGGCCCCGTCGACTTTGGTGCGCAGAGCACCGGGCACGACGAAATCGGCCGGAAAGCTGCCAGCGCCGGTCAGCCGCAACCGCTTCACGCGGTCCTTGAGCTCGTCGAGTTCGCAAAAGTGCGCGATCCGCCCCTCCAATAGAATTGCCACGTGCGTGGCTACGCGTTCCAGGTCTGAAGTAATATGCGTCGAAAACAGCACCGTCCGCGAATGCTCTTCGGTCAGCTCGAGAACCGATCGTAAGAAGTCACGACGCGCAATGGGGTCGAGGCTGGCCACCGGCTCGTCGAGCAACAGTAGGTCGGGCCGATGCCCAAGCGCCAGCACCAGCGCCACGGCCTGAAGCTGGCCGGTCGATAGTGCTTGCACACGCGTGTCGAGGGGCACGCGCCAACGTCGGGCCAACTCGCCGGCCCAGGCCGAGTCCCAATTCGCATAAAACGATGCCGTGTAAGCGATCACGTGCCGGACCTTCATCCACGAGTACAAGTACACGACTTGCGGAACATAGCCGAGTCGTGCCTTGGCCGCTGGTGGCAAATCCCACGAATCGGATCCGAGAATTTCGGTCCGCCCCGCATCGGCGCGCAGCAGGCCCAGCAGGCACTTGATCAAGGTGCTTTTGCCTGCCCCGTTGGTCCCCATGAGTCCGACCACGGCGCCGCGCGGAACTTGCAGATTGACTCCGCGTAGCACCGCCGTGCGACCGTAGCTGTACGTCAGCTCACGGATGTCGATGATCGTTTCAGCCACGTTTGTCGCTCCTTGAGTACGGTGCGCACCACGGCAACGATTTGTTGTTCCGTCAGGTTCAACTGCATGGCGCGCGTTACCATCGCGTCGGCCAGAGGGCGTAACTCTTTTTGCCGATCGATCACGCTGCCCGGCGTCGTGGCAGGTCGCACGCGCATGCCGGTGCCGCGAACCCGCTCGACAATCCCCTCGGCCTCGAGCCGCGCGTACGCCTTCGACACTGTCATCATGTTCACTTCCAGATCGGTGGCGAGTTGGCGGATGCTGGGCAGCATCTGACCCGAACGCAGCCGTTCGCTGGCGGCAAGCGCACGAACTTGATCCATGATCTGACGGTAGATCGGTATCCCCGAAGAAGGCTGAATCTGAAATTCGAGCGAAGCATCCGTCACGCGCAGTTGCTCCTGACATGGGAACTTATTGCATTAGTGCATTATCCTACTAATGCACTTACTGTCAAGAAAGAATCCGGCAGCGAATTCTGGCCGACGAATCCGCCGAGCGGTATCGAACGGTGATGCATCACCCGCCGTATGGGTGGGGTAAAACCGCTCATTTGGAATTACATTGCAAAAATGTTATCGCCTTTCCGTTGCGATTTGCTATCGCGCGACATAGCGTAAATGTTGGCCCTGCAATGCGGCGTCGTGGTCATAACAATTGTGAGGCGATATTTAGGGTTGGGCTGCCATGTCACGAATCACGCAATCTGCTCAGGTTGTATGCGCGTCCATAACTCTCTTTGTGTCAGTGCCAGGTTGGACGGCTGCCGCCCAGCCACCAGAACCCGGGGCACTTCTCGACACCTTTGCAAAAGAAGATAGCTCTTCTTACTTTGCACTCCGCCTGTCACCCACGATCACGCGGCCGCTGCGCCATGCGACCGATGTGGTGATCCTGTTCGATACATCGGCCAGTCAGGCGGGCGCGTATCGCGACAAAGCTTTGGCGGCGCTGGAATCGACATTGGCGGCGCTGGCTCCGACAGATCGGGTGCGGTTGTTCGCCGTCGACTTGAATGCCATTCCGTTGATGGAGAAGTTTGCCACAGCGGGCGGACCCGAAACACGCCAGGCGCTGGCGGCGCTGCGCGGTCGTGTACCGCTGGGCGCTACGGATATGGCGGGTGTGCTGGCCGCCACCGGCGATTGCTTCGCCGCAGGTCAAGACGCAACGCGTGGACACGCCGCGCTGTATATCGGCGACGGCATGAGCACGGCGAATCTTTTGCACAGCGACGCGGCGCGGCCGCTGTTCGATCGATTGGTGGCCGAGCATGTGCCCATGAGCAGCTATGCGGTGGGACCGCGGGTCGATAGTTCGCTGCTGGCCTGCCTGGCGAATCAGACTGGTGGCGTGATGGCCGTCGATGGCGAGAATCTCACAGGCGCGCAGGTCGGCAACTGGCTGGCTGCCGCCGTACAAGCGCCGGTCGTCTGGCCCGAACGCATCCAACTGCCGGATTCTTTGAGCAGCGTGTCGGGCGATAAGGCGATTCCGCTGCGTTTCGATCGCGATACGATCTTGGTTGGTAAGGGACAATTGACGGAACCGGCCGTCGTCAAAATGAACGCCGAGAGCGAAGGCAGGACACAAGAGCTCACCTGGCAATTGAATCCCACGTCGCCGAATCCGGATTACGCATTTCTCGAAACACTGGTGGAATCCGCCAGCCATGACGGTGGGCTCAGCCTGCCGACGCTTGGCAGCCAAGGGTTGACCGAGGCGCGGCGCATGATGCAGGACGACGCCCAGGGGCTCAATCGTTTGAGTC is from Pirellulales bacterium and encodes:
- a CDS encoding ABC transporter ATP-binding protein; translation: MAETIIDIRELTYSYGRTAVLRGVNLQVPRGAVVGLMGTNGAGKSTLIKCLLGLLRADAGRTEILGSDSWDLPPAAKARLGYVPQVVYLYSWMKVRHVIAYTASFYANWDSAWAGELARRWRVPLDTRVQALSTGQLQAVALVLALGHRPDLLLLDEPVASLDPIARRDFLRSVLELTEEHSRTVLFSTHITSDLERVATHVAILLEGRIAHFCELDELKDRVKRLRLTGAGSFPADFVVPGALRTKVDGASALAAVPNVTPELLDDLREKWDAEVRVEDLNLEEIFVELNGHA
- a CDS encoding GntR family transcriptional regulator; the encoded protein is MTDASLEFQIQPSSGIPIYRQIMDQVRALAASERLRSGQMLPSIRQLATDLEVNMMTVSKAYARLEAEGIVERVRGTGMRVRPATTPGSVIDRQKELRPLADAMVTRAMQLNLTEQQIVAVVRTVLKERQTWLKRSSTSVS